The genomic DNA CCGACCGGATTTGTCCGACAGTATAAGAGGGAGCAGCAAAAAGGCCTGGTCCACTGCATGAGGCGGCCGGGCGAGCCTTCGGGCGCTCGCCCGGCCCGGGCCTCAGGTTGCCTTGCCTTGGTTCGCCACGGCGGCCAGGGAGGCTGCGATCGCTTCCTGGTCGCCCAGGTAGTAATGACGCAACGGGCGCAGGTCGGCGTCCAGCTCGTAGACGAGCGGGGTGCCATTGGGGATGTTGATGCCAACGATGTCGTCATCCGAGATCTGGTCCAGGTATTTCACCAGCGCGCGGATGCTGTTGCCATGGGCAGCGATTACCACGCGCTTTCCCGCTTTGATGTCGGGTGCGATGGATTCGTTCCATAGCGGCAGCACGCGCTCGACCGTGTCCTTCAGGCATTCGGTCAGCGGAATCTGCTCGCGCGGCACTTGAGCGTAGCGCGGATCGTCGTATGCCGCACGCGGATCGTCCGCTTCGAGCACCGGCGGCGGGGTGTCGTAGCTGCGGCGCCATACCAGCACCTGCTCGTTGCCGAACTTGGCGGCGGTCTCGGCCTTGTTCAGGCCGGACAGCGCGCCATAGTGGCGTTCGTTCAGGCGCCATTCGTTGCGGACCGGAATCCACATCAGGTCCATTTCGTCCTGCACGTGCCACAGCGTGCGGATGGCACGCTTCAACACCGAGGTGTACGCTACATCGAAGGCAAGCCCTGCTTCGCGCAGCAGCTT from Cupriavidus sp. D39 includes the following:
- the gpmA gene encoding 2,3-diphosphoglycerate-dependent phosphoglycerate mutase, with the protein product MYKLVLIRHGESTWNLENRFTGWVDVDLTDTGVAQAKLGGKLLREAGLAFDVAYTSVLKRAIRTLWHVQDEMDLMWIPVRNEWRLNERHYGALSGLNKAETAAKFGNEQVLVWRRSYDTPPPVLEADDPRAAYDDPRYAQVPREQIPLTECLKDTVERVLPLWNESIAPDIKAGKRVVIAAHGNSIRALVKYLDQISDDDIVGINIPNGTPLVYELDADLRPLRHYYLGDQEAIAASLAAVANQGKAT